ATTGGGTATCCCAAGAGACGAGGTCTACAAGTTCGCTGATGCCAGCTACTGGTTGACTTACTTCCCACCTCTGTGTCAAAGAGACTGTAGTTCCTTAGGTTCTCGTATTGACTGGAGACGTTCTTACATCACCACCGATGAAAACCCATACTACGACGCCTTTATCAGATGGCAAATGAACAAACTGAAAGCCCTAGGTAAGATCAAGTTCGGTGAGCGTTACACTATCTACTCCGTCAAGGATGGCCAACCATGTATGGACCACGATAGACAATCCGGTGAAGGTGTCACTCCACAGGAATACGTCGGCATCAAAATCGAAGCCACCGAGTTCGCTCCAGAGGCCAAGAAGTTGATCGACGAGAACGACAAGATTGacaagagcaagaagaTCTACTTCGTCGCTGCCACTCTAAGACCAGAAACCATGTACGGTCAAACATGTTGTTTCGTCTCTCCAAAGATTGACTACGGTATCTTCGATGCTGGTGACTCTTACTACATCACCACTGAGCGTGCTTTCAAGAACATGTCCTACCAAAAGTTGACTCCAGTTAGAGGTGAATACTCACCAGTTGCTGTCATCAACGGTAAGGCCTTCATTGGTACCAAGATTCACGCTCCATTGACCCCATACAAGGAATTAAGAATCTTACCAATGGAAACTGTCATCGCCACCAAGGGTACCGGTGTGGTGACTTGTGTTCCAACAAACTCCCCAGATGATTACATGACCGTCAAGGATTTGATTAAGAAATCCGAATACTACGGTATCGACCCAACTTGGATCGACATGGAATTAATCCCTGTTATTAAGACTGACAAGTACGGTGATTTGACCGCTAAGGCACTATGTGAAGAGCTGAAAATCCAATCTCCAAATGACACTACCAAGCTTGCAGAAGCCAAGAAGATTGCTTACAAGGAGGATTACTACAGCGGTGTTATGATCTACGGTGACTACAAGGGTGAGAAGGTCGAAATTGCCAAGGCTAAGGTTAAGGCTGACATGATTGCCAAGGGTGAAGCTTTTGTTTACAACGAACCAGAAGGTTTGGTCATGTCTCGTTCCGGTGACGAATGTATTGTTTCCCTAGAGGACCAATGGTACTTGGATTATGGTGAGGAAGAATGGAGAAAGCAAGCTGAAGAATGTTTGAGTCAAATGGAAGTCTTCGCTCCAGAAGTCAACCACGCCTTTAAGGGTGTCCTTGGTTGGTTAAGAAACTGGGCCGTCAGTCGTACCTATGGTCTAGGTACTAAGCTACCATGGGACGATAAGTACTTGGTTGAATCTTTGTCTGACTCCACTATTTACCAAGCTTTCTATACCGTTGCCCACTTGTTGTTCAAAGATTACTATGGTAAGGAAATTGGTCCATTGAACATCAAGCCTGAACAAATGACAGACGATGTTTTCGATTACATTTTCCAACACGTTGATGATGTCAAGTCTGATATTCCATTGAGATCTTTGCAAATCTTAAGAAGAGAATTTGAGTACTTCTATCCATTAGATGTCTCTATCTCCGGTAAGGATTTGATTCCAAACCATTTGACTTTCTTTATCTACACACATGTTGCTTTGTTCCCTAAGAAGTTCTGGCCTAAGGGTATCAGAGCTAACGGTCACTTAATGTTGAACAACGCTAAGATGTCCAAGTCTACCGGTAACTTTATGACCTTGGAACAAATTGTTGAGAAGTTCGGTGCTGATGCATCCCGTATTGCTTTGGCCGATGCTGGTGACACTGTTGAAGATGCTAACTTGGACGAATCCAATGCCAATGCAGCTATCTTGAGATTGTTCAACCTAAAGGAATGGTCTGAGGAAATCGTGAAGGACATTGACACTCTAAGATCTGGTGAAATTACTGAGATCTTTGATGTTGCTTTCGAGCACGAAATGAACTCTTTGATTGAAGAGACTTACAAGCAATACGAATTGACCAATTACAAGAACGCCTTGAAGACTGGTCTATTTGACTTCCAAACAGCTAGAGATTACTACCGTGAAGCTACTGGTACCATGCACAAAGACTTGGTTCTACGTTACATAGAAACTCAAGCATTGATGTTGGCTCCGATTGCTCCTCATTTTGCCGAATATGTCTACCGTGATGTCCTTGGTAAGAAGGGTTCTGTGCAGACTGCCAACTTCCCTCGTGCTTCTAAGCCAATTGACAGATCCATTCTAGCCGGTTTGGAATATGTCAGAGCTCTACAAAGAAGCATCAGAGAAGCTGAAGGTCAagctttgaagaagaagaagggtAAGGGTGCTGAAGTTGACCAATCTAAGCCAGTCAAGTTGACTTTGTTAGTCTCCAAGACATTCCCAGAATGGCAAGCCGGCTGCATTGAAATTGTACGTGAAATGTTTGCTAACCAAACTTTGAACGACAATAAAATGATTAAGGAGAAGGTTAATCCAAAGGAAATGAAGAGAGCTATGCCTTTCATTTCTTTGCTAAAACAGCGTTTAGCCACTGAATCACCAGAAGCTGTCTTCAACAGAGAATTACAATTCAACGAGACTGAAACCATCAAGGCAACCATTGACAACATCAAGAAGGCTGCACAACAATTGAAGGTGGAAGAGATTGAAGTTCTAGCATTCCCACATGGTTCTAACGTTGCTACTAACATCTTCACAGGTCAAGAAGTGGAGCTACCATCTGCTCCAAAGGCTATCGAGTCAGCCTTACCAGGTAACCCATCCATCCTTTTCAACAACATATAAACAACTTTATTCTGTTAAAATAAATTGTATGATAGAAACGATATGATATACCTTCTGTAATTCAAATAGATTAATACATTTctcaattattattaatttcataaagaaaacagcgatgagcttgttCGGCTTTAAGCTGTGAAAAAGCGAGGCATCATAATTGCAAATAGACACCTCTATTTTATAAACAAGAGTCATAGACTAGTCATATCATAATCAAGACGATATATTACTTAGCAATTGAAATAAGGCTTTAAGATTTCTGCAAAGTTTTAAAGGCAAGAGGACTCTGAATTAAATTGAGAGCGCAAGGAGGATATTTGTAAGGATAGCGAAGCGTTTGACAAAGCAAGGAGGTATACAACTAACTCAGATTTAGTGGTTGTTGTACACACGGCTATCCAGATGTTTGGTAACGCATTTCACTTACGTAAT
The Nakaseomyces glabratus chromosome J, complete sequence genome window above contains:
- the CDC60 gene encoding leucine--tRNA ligase CDC60 (CAGL0J03652g~Ortholog(s) have cytosol localization); its protein translation is MSDEKKGLVLENTGRRDALIAIEKKYQQVWAEEHQFELDAPSIDDEPITMSTEELHKKYPKFMSSMAYPYMNGVLHAGHCFTLSKVEFSIGFERMNGKRALFPLGFHCTGMPILACADKLKREAEMFGTDFSKAPAEDEEEPQVEEKKAESEDVTKFKAKKSKAAAKKGRGKYQFEIMLQLGIPRDEVYKFADASYWLTYFPPLCQRDCSSLGSRIDWRRSYITTDENPYYDAFIRWQMNKLKALGKIKFGERYTIYSVKDGQPCMDHDRQSGEGVTPQEYVGIKIEATEFAPEAKKLIDENDKIDKSKKIYFVAATLRPETMYGQTCCFVSPKIDYGIFDAGDSYYITTERAFKNMSYQKLTPVRGEYSPVAVINGKAFIGTKIHAPLTPYKELRILPMETVIATKGTGVVTCVPTNSPDDYMTVKDLIKKSEYYGIDPTWIDMELIPVIKTDKYGDLTAKALCEELKIQSPNDTTKLAEAKKIAYKEDYYSGVMIYGDYKGEKVEIAKAKVKADMIAKGEAFVYNEPEGLVMSRSGDECIVSLEDQWYLDYGEEEWRKQAEECLSQMEVFAPEVNHAFKGVLGWLRNWAVSRTYGLGTKLPWDDKYLVESLSDSTIYQAFYTVAHLLFKDYYGKEIGPLNIKPEQMTDDVFDYIFQHVDDVKSDIPLRSLQILRREFEYFYPLDVSISGKDLIPNHLTFFIYTHVALFPKKFWPKGIRANGHLMLNNAKMSKSTGNFMTLEQIVEKFGADASRIALADAGDTVEDANLDESNANAAILRLFNLKEWSEEIVKDIDTLRSGEITEIFDVAFEHEMNSLIEETYKQYELTNYKNALKTGLFDFQTARDYYREATGTMHKDLVLRYIETQALMLAPIAPHFAEYVYRDVLGKKGSVQTANFPRASKPIDRSILAGLEYVRALQRSIREAEGQALKKKKGKGAEVDQSKPVKLTLLVSKTFPEWQAGCIEIVREMFANQTLNDNKMIKEKVNPKEMKRAMPFISLLKQRLATESPEAVFNRELQFNETETIKATIDNIKKAAQQLKVEEIEVLAFPHGSNVATNIFTGQEVELPSAPKAIESALPGNPSILFNNI